A part of Melittangium boletus DSM 14713 genomic DNA contains:
- a CDS encoding phosphotransferase, giving the protein MPGESIYASLPASKHEAVAEAIRKTFGSEASVSLTPLHGGYSGAPVLKLTVAGQPHVLRVIHAPSPLNDPKRHFACMTTAAEQGIAPPVLFADAQTGVCITGFIDTQPLRPALQADSSQVAHFGELLRRLHTGPAFPVFLDGLQMIQGGVGTLVGAKYPIPELVQTFLTRFETVQTALRPHLTLAPCHNDLNPNNLLFDGTRLWLVDWETACMGDPYMDLTTTLLWFGFSPEQEDTLLRAYWGAAPTPWQRARLEVTRQVSRCFYAVVFLLVALQNGQRPPATLPSREQLPSWPEARRAMGTSTLADHGPDFRFRLSLVLAKDSLDAMERPEFAQALQLLETARAP; this is encoded by the coding sequence ATGCCCGGTGAATCCATCTACGCCTCCCTCCCCGCCTCCAAGCACGAGGCCGTGGCGGAGGCCATCCGGAAGACGTTCGGAAGCGAGGCGTCCGTGTCCCTGACGCCGCTGCACGGCGGCTACTCCGGCGCTCCCGTGCTCAAGCTCACCGTCGCGGGCCAACCCCATGTGCTGCGCGTCATCCACGCGCCCTCGCCGCTCAACGATCCCAAGCGACACTTCGCCTGCATGACGACCGCCGCCGAGCAGGGCATCGCCCCACCCGTGCTCTTCGCGGATGCCCAGACGGGCGTCTGCATCACCGGCTTCATCGACACCCAACCCCTCCGGCCCGCGCTCCAGGCGGACTCGAGCCAGGTGGCGCACTTCGGCGAGCTGCTGCGCCGCCTCCATACCGGGCCCGCGTTTCCCGTCTTCCTGGATGGGCTCCAGATGATTCAGGGCGGCGTGGGCACGCTGGTGGGCGCGAAATACCCCATCCCCGAGCTCGTCCAGACCTTCCTCACCCGCTTCGAGACGGTCCAGACGGCGCTGCGGCCCCACCTGACGCTGGCGCCGTGCCACAACGACCTCAACCCCAACAACCTGCTCTTCGATGGCACCCGGCTGTGGCTCGTCGACTGGGAGACGGCCTGCATGGGGGATCCCTACATGGACCTCACCACGACGCTGCTCTGGTTCGGCTTCTCGCCCGAGCAGGAGGACACCCTGTTGCGCGCCTACTGGGGGGCGGCGCCCACGCCCTGGCAGCGCGCCAGGCTGGAGGTGACACGGCAGGTGTCGCGGTGCTTCTACGCCGTCGTCTTCCTGCTGGTCGCGCTCCAGAACGGCCAGCGGCCGCCCGCCACCCTTCCCTCTCGGGAACAACTGCCGTCCTGGCCCGAGGCACGCCGGGCCATGGGCACGAGCACGCTCGCGGACCACGGCCCGGACTTCCGTTTCAGGCTCAGCCTCGTGCTCGCCAAGGATTCGCTCGACGCGATGGAGCGGCCGGAGTTCGCCCAGGCGCTCCAGCTCCTGGAGACGGCCCGCGCGCCCTAG
- a CDS encoding glycerophosphodiester phosphodiesterase, with the protein MPSFHRPSLRSVWSFAAVCSLTLVACGGGTTPPAGTPEPTTPDTTPPLAEKILVVGHRGASALRPEHTLASYRKAVEDGADIIEPDLVSTKDGHLVARHENLINDTTNVSAKPEFADRKKTKVVDGMTLEGWFTEDFTLEELKTLRARERIPAIRPGNTQFDDQYEIPTLTEVIALARELSASTGRTIALYPETKHPTYFQSIGLPLEDKLIETLKADDFTKATATVYLQSFEVANLKELRTKLGASQPNWKLVQLMEEANKKPYDFVKAGDARTYADLMTEEGMKEIATYANGVGPYKRSIIDVDSSGAFLPPSPLVRNAHAAKLLVHPYTFRPENSFMPAPLKVEGADSVRAEEGAVKEIQAYLKAGIDGFFTDDPAVGRKAVDTYKR; encoded by the coding sequence ATGCCTTCCTTTCACCGCCCCTCGCTTCGTTCCGTGTGGTCCTTCGCCGCTGTTTGTTCCCTGACCCTGGTGGCCTGTGGCGGGGGGACGACTCCGCCCGCGGGCACTCCCGAGCCCACCACGCCCGACACCACGCCCCCGCTCGCCGAGAAGATCCTCGTGGTGGGCCATCGGGGGGCCAGTGCCCTGCGTCCGGAGCACACGCTGGCGAGCTACCGCAAGGCGGTGGAGGACGGGGCGGACATCATCGAGCCGGATCTCGTGTCGACGAAGGACGGGCATCTCGTGGCCCGTCACGAGAACCTGATCAACGACACGACCAACGTCTCGGCCAAACCCGAGTTCGCGGATCGCAAGAAGACCAAGGTCGTCGACGGCATGACGCTCGAGGGCTGGTTCACCGAGGACTTCACCCTGGAGGAGCTCAAGACGCTGCGTGCGCGCGAGCGCATTCCCGCGATTCGCCCGGGCAACACGCAGTTCGACGACCAGTACGAGATCCCCACCCTCACCGAGGTGATCGCCCTGGCCAGGGAGCTGTCGGCCAGCACGGGCCGCACCATCGCCCTCTACCCGGAGACCAAGCACCCGACCTACTTCCAGTCCATCGGGCTGCCGCTGGAGGACAAGCTCATCGAGACGCTGAAGGCGGATGACTTCACGAAGGCGACCGCCACCGTCTACCTCCAGTCCTTCGAGGTGGCGAACCTGAAGGAACTCCGCACGAAGCTGGGCGCCTCGCAGCCCAACTGGAAGCTGGTGCAGTTGATGGAGGAGGCGAACAAGAAGCCCTACGACTTCGTCAAGGCGGGCGACGCGCGCACCTACGCCGACCTGATGACGGAGGAGGGCATGAAGGAGATCGCCACCTACGCGAACGGCGTGGGCCCCTACAAGCGCAGCATCATCGACGTGGACAGCTCCGGCGCGTTCCTCCCGCCGAGCCCGCTCGTGCGCAACGCCCACGCGGCGAAGCTGCTCGTGCACCCCTACACCTTCCGGCCGGAGAACAGCTTCATGCCCGCGCCCCTGAAGGTCGAGGGCGCGGACAGCGTGCGCGCCGAGGAGGGCGCGGTGAAGGAGATCCAGGCCTACCTCAAGGCGGGCATCGACGGCTTCTTCACGGATGACCCCGCCGTGGGTCGCAAGGCCGTGGACACCTACAAGCGCTAG
- a CDS encoding type VI immunity family protein, translated as MNIRYPVIRVRSDDGHLRVLDGLLLCFFIRRKHSEIKDAVWRSLRTYLNAIPAGALEWYVDPDGEMQPLDEKGWAHVHWQILERTRALACHVELCQFEVAASGYNFEYAGYQLDPLRFHDEKAASAIAFSLPTEYLLEHGPEKVRALALELSRELPFSSGYASLAFVSFSGSWYARREKMLPLIERYWGLDLYLIGRTSRCIGTGARGAYWLTFLGQPLLGQLGGIEALRRELPFPEVSFQPLEGERLLLTLEEWPSPMDTREGLDVPQYRALARLLEPYLPEETIGLTSIFDRKNMGRWLRRFCL; from the coding sequence ATGAACATCCGTTACCCTGTCATACGAGTGCGGTCGGACGATGGGCATCTCCGCGTCCTCGATGGTCTCCTCCTGTGTTTCTTCATCCGGCGCAAGCACTCGGAGATCAAGGACGCGGTCTGGCGTTCTTTACGGACCTATTTGAATGCCATCCCCGCCGGAGCGCTCGAATGGTATGTGGACCCAGATGGGGAGATGCAGCCACTGGATGAGAAAGGTTGGGCGCATGTCCATTGGCAAATCCTGGAGAGAACCCGGGCGCTGGCCTGTCACGTCGAGCTGTGTCAGTTCGAGGTCGCGGCGAGTGGCTACAACTTCGAATATGCTGGCTACCAACTCGACCCTCTGCGTTTCCATGATGAGAAAGCAGCCAGTGCCATTGCTTTCTCGCTGCCCACGGAATACCTCTTGGAGCACGGCCCGGAAAAGGTTCGAGCCCTGGCCCTCGAACTGTCTCGTGAGCTCCCGTTCAGCTCCGGTTACGCCAGTCTGGCCTTCGTTTCGTTCAGCGGGAGCTGGTATGCGCGGCGCGAGAAGATGCTCCCCCTCATCGAACGTTACTGGGGGTTGGACCTCTACCTCATCGGCAGAACCAGTCGGTGTATTGGCACCGGCGCGCGAGGTGCCTATTGGCTCACCTTCCTCGGGCAGCCCCTTCTCGGGCAGCTCGGAGGCATCGAGGCGCTACGTCGCGAACTCCCTTTCCCCGAGGTCTCCTTCCAACCCCTGGAGGGAGAGCGTCTGCTCCTCACCCTGGAGGAGTGGCCCAGTCCCATGGATACCCGCGAGGGTCTTGACGTTCCCCAATACAGGGCTCTCGCCCGTCTCCTCGAGCCCTACTTGCCCGAGGAAACGATTGGTCTGACCTCGATCTTCGACAGGAAGAACATGGGCCGTTGGCTTCGCCGCTTCTGCCTGTGA
- a CDS encoding type VI immunity family protein — protein MSVRYPVIRVREDNGRPKVLDGLVLCFFIRRKHTEINQAVWNSLQTYLRAIPSGVPGWYIDPESELRPLDEQGWAHIHWRILERPWGQACHVSLWQFEQEVGGYNFEYAGYQLDPLRFHDEKAASAIAFSLPTEYLLEHGPEKVRALAIELSRDLPFSSGYVSLAFVSPDVRWYAQREKLLPLIERYWGLDLYDINGTSRCIGTGARGAYWLTFLGQPLLGQLGGIEALRRELPFPEVSFQPLEGERLLLTLEEWPNPMDTREGLDVPQYRALARLLAPYLPEETIGLTSIFDRKNMGRWLRRFCLL, from the coding sequence ATGAGTGTCCGCTATCCTGTTATTCGAGTGAGGGAGGACAATGGAAGACCCAAAGTCCTCGATGGTCTAGTCCTGTGTTTCTTCATCCGGCGCAAGCATACGGAGATCAATCAGGCGGTTTGGAACTCGCTCCAGACCTATCTGCGTGCCATCCCGTCGGGAGTTCCAGGCTGGTATATAGACCCGGAGAGTGAGTTGCGGCCGCTGGATGAACAAGGCTGGGCGCATATCCATTGGAGAATCCTGGAGAGGCCCTGGGGACAGGCCTGTCACGTCAGTTTGTGGCAATTCGAGCAGGAGGTGGGTGGCTACAACTTCGAATATGCTGGCTACCAACTCGACCCCCTGCGTTTCCATGACGAGAAAGCAGCCAGTGCCATTGCTTTCTCGCTGCCCACGGAATACCTCTTGGAGCACGGCCCGGAAAAGGTTCGAGCCCTGGCCATCGAACTGTCTCGTGATCTCCCGTTCAGCTCCGGTTACGTCAGTCTAGCCTTCGTTTCTCCCGACGTGCGTTGGTATGCGCAGCGCGAGAAGTTACTTCCCCTCATCGAACGTTACTGGGGGTTGGACCTCTACGACATCAACGGAACCAGTCGGTGTATTGGCACCGGCGCGCGAGGTGCCTATTGGCTTACATTCCTCGGGCAGCCCCTTCTCGGGCAACTCGGAGGCATCGAGGCGCTGCGCCGCGAACTTCCTTTCCCCGAGGTCTCCTTCCAACCCCTGGAGGGAGAGCGTCTGCTCCTCACCCTGGAGGAGTGGCCCAATCCCATGGATACCCGCGAGGGTCTTGACGTCCCCCAATACAGGGCTCTCGCCCGTCTCCTCGCGCCTTACTTGCCCGAGGAAACGATTGGTCTGACCTCGATCTTCGACAGAAAAAACATGGGCCGTTGGCTTCGCCGCTTCTGCCTCCTATGA
- a CDS encoding deoxyhypusine synthase family protein has protein sequence MAKTPSSSKKNLRAHYSGARKADPRPITGKESPAELLAHAFSAYVGRQERTAFELMRRSMEVDASIFLTLSGAMTPAGLHQSCIIPLIEKGIISALTTTGANLYHDAHRIIGHAIREVNPNAGDLQYRLARIIRIYDLGFWEEALLDTDRLFSALLRRPEFQRKMTTPEFHYLLGKNIAAIEKQLGVKQPSLLSTCYKHAVPIFVGAVQDGSIFLNAVKLKRMLGAEFKFEIDINDDVYWMSAIQHYCRHHFSKKLAIWILGGGVPKNYTLQGEPLLDQILGVPTDGFDIDVQFCVDPVDNGALSSCPAGEGHTWGKVSIEAVEAGSMYVHTDVTAVFPWLTHALLSDSKMKRKPRRLMDVMQEAVAFLDADVKKRHKSLLKTIDWSPDEPKPDAEAHETYVR, from the coding sequence ATGGCCAAGACCCCTTCCAGCTCCAAGAAGAACCTGCGCGCTCATTACTCGGGGGCGCGCAAGGCGGACCCTCGCCCCATCACCGGCAAGGAGTCTCCCGCCGAGCTCCTCGCGCACGCCTTCTCGGCCTATGTGGGCCGCCAGGAACGCACCGCCTTCGAGCTGATGCGCCGCTCCATGGAGGTCGACGCCTCCATCTTCCTCACGCTCTCCGGAGCGATGACGCCCGCCGGCCTGCACCAGAGCTGCATCATCCCGCTCATCGAGAAGGGCATCATCTCGGCGCTCACCACCACCGGCGCCAACCTCTACCACGATGCCCACCGCATCATCGGCCACGCCATCCGCGAGGTGAACCCCAACGCGGGTGACCTGCAGTACCGCCTGGCGCGCATCATCCGCATCTACGACCTGGGCTTCTGGGAAGAGGCGCTGCTGGACACCGACCGGCTCTTCTCCGCGCTGCTGCGCCGCCCCGAGTTCCAGCGCAAGATGACCACGCCGGAGTTCCACTACCTGCTGGGCAAGAACATCGCCGCCATCGAGAAGCAGCTCGGCGTGAAGCAGCCCTCGCTCCTGTCCACCTGCTACAAGCACGCGGTGCCCATCTTCGTGGGCGCGGTGCAGGACGGCTCCATCTTCCTCAACGCCGTCAAGCTCAAGCGCATGCTCGGCGCCGAGTTCAAGTTCGAGATCGACATCAACGACGACGTCTATTGGATGTCCGCGATCCAGCACTACTGCCGCCACCACTTCTCCAAGAAGCTGGCCATCTGGATCCTCGGCGGTGGCGTGCCCAAGAACTACACGCTGCAGGGCGAGCCGCTGCTGGATCAAATCCTGGGCGTGCCCACGGACGGCTTCGACATCGACGTGCAGTTCTGCGTGGATCCGGTGGACAACGGCGCGCTGTCGAGCTGCCCCGCGGGCGAGGGCCACACCTGGGGCAAGGTCTCCATCGAGGCCGTGGAGGCGGGCTCCATGTACGTGCACACCGATGTCACGGCCGTCTTCCCGTGGCTCACCCACGCGCTGCTGAGCGACTCGAAGATGAAGCGCAAGCCGCGCCGGCTGATGGACGTGATGCAGGAGGCGGTGGCCTTCCTCGACGCGGACGTGAAGAAGCGCCACAAGTCGCTCCTCAAGACGATCGACTGGAGCCCCGACGAGCCGAAGCCCGATGCGGAGGCGCACGAGACCTACGTGCGTTAG
- a CDS encoding OsmC family protein — translation MSQPTSAPTGVVMTVASAPGFHCKLQHGPSGTHITTEAPKDNGGTGGSFSPTDLMSAALASCMLTTMALAASREGIPLGETRARVEKRMTPPPRRIGELVLEIDMPAGLSAAHRARLEEVAHGCPVSRSLHPDVKVPMSFRYPDAAQ, via the coding sequence ATGAGCCAGCCCACTTCCGCCCCCACCGGTGTCGTGATGACCGTCGCGAGCGCGCCGGGATTCCACTGCAAGTTGCAACACGGCCCCTCCGGCACGCACATCACCACCGAGGCCCCCAAGGACAATGGGGGCACCGGTGGCTCCTTCTCGCCCACGGATCTCATGAGCGCGGCGCTCGCCTCGTGTATGCTCACCACGATGGCGCTGGCCGCTTCCCGGGAGGGCATCCCCCTGGGCGAGACCCGCGCGCGGGTGGAGAAGCGGATGACGCCTCCTCCGCGGCGCATCGGTGAGTTGGTGCTGGAGATCGACATGCCCGCGGGCCTCTCCGCCGCGCACCGCGCCCGGCTGGAAGAGGTGGCGCATGGCTGCCCCGTGTCCCGGAGCCTGCACCCGGACGTGAAGGTGCCCATGTCCTTCCGCTACCCGGACGCGGCCCAGTAG
- a CDS encoding type VI immunity family protein — MEGPLLPQRQVIAREVFRVAFYMPHDHPTLASGVSHALDIYMHAVGQGPKTINSVHYNHHEGSQLTTETWRLARGLLENTEHWSFPEDYDNSEQAQIEKRGFERGLLLTGGSSDRNGYEFEYRARIPWRPAPDEMIVSLLTATLPFEYLEEHGPARVRQLALDMASKLLFASGHAGLAIHVYRNLRLTDNDYRAEVLRYPGIDLRAAWHHEKWMGLQVDGVHWLNFLGPPLLTQLGGANTLRSRLHSAETTLREITEERIMVSLGEKPETGDLLKGDTLPAYREFARVMEPWFEPIFLKQTLASEDEPRYTALRFTENEARRWWSRFLD; from the coding sequence ATGGAAGGACCCCTTCTCCCACAGCGACAGGTGATCGCGCGCGAGGTATTCCGCGTTGCCTTCTATATGCCGCATGACCATCCCACGCTCGCATCCGGCGTGAGCCATGCACTCGACATTTACATGCATGCCGTTGGCCAGGGCCCCAAGACAATCAACTCCGTTCACTACAACCATCACGAGGGTTCCCAGTTGACAACAGAGACCTGGCGCCTCGCACGGGGTCTATTGGAGAATACCGAGCACTGGTCATTTCCCGAGGACTACGACAACAGCGAGCAGGCTCAGATCGAGAAAAGAGGCTTTGAGCGAGGTCTTCTCCTCACTGGGGGCAGCAGTGACCGAAATGGATATGAGTTCGAGTACAGGGCTCGCATTCCATGGCGGCCCGCTCCCGATGAAATGATCGTGAGCCTGCTCACGGCGACCCTTCCCTTCGAATATCTCGAAGAGCATGGACCCGCGCGTGTGCGCCAGTTGGCCCTCGACATGGCTTCCAAGTTGCTCTTCGCTTCGGGGCATGCGGGTCTGGCCATTCACGTCTACCGGAATCTTCGTCTCACGGACAATGACTATCGCGCCGAAGTCTTGCGCTACCCGGGTATCGACCTCCGTGCGGCCTGGCACCATGAAAAATGGATGGGCCTCCAGGTGGATGGTGTCCACTGGCTCAATTTCCTCGGACCGCCCCTGCTCACGCAACTCGGTGGTGCGAATACCCTCCGCTCCCGGCTGCACTCAGCCGAGACAACCCTGCGAGAAATCACGGAGGAGCGCATCATGGTCTCTCTTGGAGAGAAACCAGAGACAGGAGACCTGCTCAAGGGGGATACACTTCCCGCATACCGAGAGTTCGCCCGAGTCATGGAGCCCTGGTTCGAACCCATCTTCCTGAAGCAGACGCTGGCGTCCGAGGATGAGCCCCGGTACACCGCGCTTCGCTTCACCGAGAACGAGGCACGGCGTTGGTGGAGTCGATTCCTCGACTGA
- a CDS encoding cytochrome P450 yields MQLNTPNALRERLSRPATYKDGIPILPGALPLVGHVPFNLGDTLTFLREAAHQVGPLFWMRNLGSETQLVCMGEPGFELLKNRVTSSEFIREQAPDFIGDALLSRDGAPHRSLRTAMSGPFTPRGLTSSGASALSAEVIEASLAKLPSGPFSLLAETQRLALDIIFRIMGIDRSELDAFNHHYREFVLGAFPVKITVPFGPYWRSVRGRRWLDERFSRLIVAARGRTDMKGTLAALLAARDEQGQELKEVDLVQNLRLVALAGHETSASVMAWLGIVLAQRPDLWRQLREEAEAAPALPQSPEDLKRHPFAEAMFREVLRLYPPLSATARQATEDLTLHGKHVPKGTMVTVPVGVYGFDPAIFPDPERFDPSRWMGRRLPPSAIETAPFGGGPHFCLGYHLAWMEVVQFATGFARELARRGLRPRIAPGSAPAKLRYLPFGQPPKKTRIELVPA; encoded by the coding sequence ATGCAATTGAATACCCCAAACGCGCTGAGGGAGCGTCTGTCACGCCCGGCCACCTATAAGGATGGAATCCCCATCCTGCCCGGCGCGCTGCCCCTGGTGGGCCACGTGCCGTTCAATCTCGGTGACACCCTCACCTTCCTGCGCGAGGCCGCCCACCAGGTGGGCCCCTTGTTCTGGATGCGCAACCTCGGCTCCGAGACGCAGCTGGTGTGCATGGGCGAGCCGGGCTTCGAGCTGCTCAAGAACCGGGTGACCAGCAGCGAGTTCATCCGCGAGCAGGCGCCGGACTTCATCGGGGACGCGCTCCTGTCGCGCGATGGCGCGCCGCACCGCAGCCTGCGCACGGCCATGAGCGGGCCCTTCACCCCCCGGGGACTGACCTCCAGCGGGGCCTCCGCGCTCTCCGCCGAGGTCATCGAGGCGAGCCTCGCGAAGCTGCCCTCGGGACCCTTCTCGCTGCTCGCGGAGACGCAGCGGCTGGCGCTCGACATCATCTTCCGCATCATGGGCATCGACCGCTCCGAGCTGGACGCGTTCAACCACCACTACCGGGAGTTCGTGCTCGGGGCCTTCCCCGTGAAGATCACCGTTCCCTTCGGGCCCTATTGGCGCTCCGTGCGGGGGCGGCGCTGGCTCGATGAGCGCTTCTCCCGGCTCATCGTGGCGGCACGCGGCAGAACGGACATGAAGGGCACGCTCGCGGCACTGCTGGCGGCGCGGGACGAGCAGGGGCAGGAACTCAAGGAGGTGGACCTCGTGCAGAACCTGCGGCTCGTGGCCCTCGCGGGACACGAGACCTCCGCCTCGGTGATGGCCTGGCTGGGCATCGTGCTCGCCCAGCGGCCCGACCTCTGGCGGCAGCTTCGCGAGGAGGCGGAGGCGGCGCCCGCCCTGCCCCAATCCCCCGAGGACCTCAAGCGCCACCCCTTCGCCGAGGCGATGTTCCGCGAGGTGCTGCGGCTCTACCCACCCCTGTCGGCGACCGCTCGGCAGGCCACCGAGGACCTCACCCTGCATGGCAAGCACGTCCCCAAGGGCACCATGGTGACCGTCCCCGTGGGCGTCTACGGCTTCGATCCGGCGATCTTCCCGGACCCCGAGCGCTTCGATCCCTCGCGATGGATGGGCCGGCGGTTGCCCCCCTCCGCCATCGAGACGGCGCCCTTCGGAGGCGGCCCCCACTTCTGCCTGGGCTACCACCTGGCGTGGATGGAGGTGGTGCAATTCGCCACGGGGTTCGCGCGGGAGCTGGCGCGCCGGGGATTGCGGCCCCGGATCGCACCGGGCTCCGCGCCCGCCAAGCTGCGCTATCTGCCCTTCGGTCAGCCGCCGAAGAAGACGCGCATCGAGCTGGTGCCGGCCTGA
- a CDS encoding methyl-accepting chemotaxis protein → MWGRLSLRWQVAFAVLVPSLAVALFSGFYFPKQQWHQGMQKLEERARTLGGFVSHELTLLIEQGHSAPSSNVFSPAPPANAREMEARMLNLLPRIVAYVEQSADVSFQTVIGPQGEVLTERGDPPRGLRGIDGEGPECAVRRVQGAPVAFCRLPGGYTYVLGMDPTRVSVEAAALRGSTILVYLGALVVGLFISFFIGRAIAEPVTRMTQAAREVAQGDMSLSEVDVASAGEVRMMAYSFNEMLGTLRGTVSELLTRLEQLSSASRGLTGASADQEHVINQQAAYAQQIAATFEELSRTAEQISSSTEVVESSARRTHEAVAEAMAVVAQVVAGINDIRMESKGVADAIVGLNQDLQQVSKIAQVINQVAERSDLLALNAALEGTKAGEVGRGFSLVAAEMRKLAESVSASARDIARIVEKVQDSGNEAASKARVGMATSDRGVEVAEQASAVFQRIVELARGTSEAARQITIATRQQRQSSEQAVQGARNVAELVKQGVDATGRTTRIAQDLQTVADSLTVLTSKFKVARDR, encoded by the coding sequence ATGTGGGGTCGGCTTAGTCTTCGCTGGCAGGTGGCGTTCGCGGTGCTGGTCCCCAGCCTCGCCGTCGCCCTGTTCAGCGGGTTCTACTTTCCCAAGCAACAGTGGCACCAGGGCATGCAGAAGCTCGAGGAGCGCGCACGTACCCTGGGGGGGTTCGTCTCGCACGAGCTCACCCTGTTGATCGAGCAGGGCCACTCCGCGCCCTCGTCGAACGTGTTCTCCCCCGCGCCCCCGGCGAACGCGCGGGAGATGGAAGCGCGCATGCTCAACCTGCTGCCGCGCATCGTGGCGTATGTGGAGCAGTCGGCGGACGTGTCCTTCCAGACGGTGATCGGACCCCAGGGAGAGGTGCTCACCGAGCGGGGTGATCCGCCCCGGGGCTTGAGGGGGATCGACGGGGAGGGCCCGGAGTGCGCGGTCCGGCGCGTGCAAGGTGCTCCCGTGGCGTTCTGCCGCCTGCCGGGCGGCTACACCTATGTCCTGGGAATGGATCCGACCCGGGTGTCGGTGGAGGCGGCGGCCCTGCGTGGCTCCACGATCCTCGTGTACCTGGGCGCGCTGGTGGTGGGCCTGTTCATCTCCTTCTTCATCGGGCGCGCCATCGCCGAGCCGGTGACGCGCATGACGCAGGCGGCGCGCGAGGTGGCCCAGGGTGACATGTCGCTGAGCGAGGTGGACGTGGCCTCCGCCGGCGAGGTGCGCATGATGGCGTACTCCTTCAACGAGATGCTGGGCACGCTGCGCGGCACGGTGTCCGAGCTGCTCACGCGTCTGGAGCAACTGTCCAGCGCCTCGCGGGGGCTCACGGGCGCCTCGGCGGACCAGGAGCACGTCATCAACCAGCAGGCGGCGTATGCCCAGCAGATCGCCGCCACCTTCGAGGAGCTCAGCCGCACCGCGGAGCAGATCTCCAGCTCCACGGAGGTGGTGGAGTCCAGCGCGCGGCGCACGCACGAGGCGGTGGCCGAGGCGATGGCGGTGGTGGCGCAGGTGGTGGCGGGCATCAACGACATCCGCATGGAGTCCAAGGGCGTGGCCGACGCCATCGTGGGCCTCAATCAGGATCTGCAGCAGGTGTCGAAGATCGCCCAGGTCATCAATCAGGTGGCGGAGCGCTCGGATCTGTTGGCGCTCAACGCGGCGCTGGAGGGCACCAAGGCGGGCGAGGTGGGCCGGGGCTTCTCGCTCGTGGCCGCCGAGATGCGCAAGCTGGCCGAGAGCGTGTCCGCCTCGGCGCGGGACATCGCGCGCATCGTGGAGAAGGTGCAGGACTCCGGCAACGAGGCGGCCAGCAAGGCGCGCGTGGGCATGGCGACGAGCGACCGCGGGGTGGAGGTGGCCGAGCAGGCCTCGGCCGTGTTCCAGCGCATCGTGGAGCTGGCGCGCGGCACGAGCGAGGCCGCGCGGCAGATCACCATCGCCACGCGGCAGCAGCGTCAGTCGAGCGAGCAGGCCGTGCAGGGGGCTCGCAACGTGGCGGAGCTGGTGAAGCAGGGCGTGGACGCCACGGGCCGCACCACCCGCATCGCGCAGGATCTGCAGACCGTGGCGGACAGCCTCACCGTGCTCACCAGCAAGTTCAAGGTGGCGCGCGACCGCTGA
- a CDS encoding PHP domain-containing protein: MIDLHSHTTASDGQHSPTDLVALAAQAGVTALAVTDHDTVEGLAEATEAARARGVELVPGIELSAFVNKREVHILGHFVRPDFPALAQYAARLRVEREERMVRMVERLQGMGFPLQMEEVRALAGGAQLGRPHLARVMVERRWCLDVKQAFDRFLGAGKPAWVERFKLDGKDAIHLIHQAGGTATLAHPGSSKLERYDILLLARAGLDGLEALHSDHNPSVQQRYMKFAKEFDLVPTGGSDFHGEQVTPGRRPGDSPTPAENFARLRARASNPHPRTS, from the coding sequence GTGATTGATCTGCATTCCCACACCACCGCGAGCGATGGCCAACACTCGCCCACGGACCTGGTGGCCCTGGCGGCCCAGGCCGGGGTGACGGCGCTGGCGGTGACGGACCACGACACGGTGGAGGGCCTGGCGGAAGCCACGGAGGCGGCGCGGGCGCGCGGCGTGGAGTTGGTGCCGGGCATCGAGCTGTCGGCGTTCGTGAACAAGCGCGAGGTGCACATCCTCGGACACTTCGTGCGGCCGGACTTCCCCGCCCTGGCGCAATACGCGGCGCGACTCCGGGTGGAGCGGGAAGAACGGATGGTGCGAATGGTGGAACGGCTCCAGGGCATGGGCTTTCCCCTCCAGATGGAGGAGGTGCGGGCGCTCGCGGGCGGCGCCCAGCTGGGCCGGCCCCACCTGGCGCGGGTGATGGTGGAGCGGCGCTGGTGCCTCGACGTGAAGCAGGCCTTCGACCGTTTCCTCGGGGCGGGAAAACCCGCCTGGGTGGAGCGTTTCAAGCTGGACGGCAAGGACGCCATCCACCTCATCCACCAGGCCGGAGGGACCGCGACCCTGGCGCATCCGGGAAGTTCGAAACTGGAGCGTTACGACATCCTGCTCCTGGCTCGCGCGGGGCTGGATGGCCTGGAGGCCCTACACTCGGACCACAACCCGAGCGTTCAGCAGCGGTACATGAAGTTCGCCAAGGAGTTCGATCTGGTTCCCACCGGAGGCAGTGACTTCCATGGGGAGCAGGTGACACCCGGACGGCGCCCGGGGGATTCTCCCACTCCGGCGGAAAACTTCGCGCGGCTGCGCGCACGGGCCTCCAACCCGCATCCACGAACGAGCTGA